A genome region from Solanum pennellii chromosome 12, SPENNV200 includes the following:
- the LOC114075358 gene encoding uncharacterized protein LOC114075358 — MKFGKKEKVSPRYIGPYCIAKRIGNISYELDIPQELAVVYPVFHVSMLKKCMGDSSLITSTENIRIKYSLSHEDIPNQILDCQVCKLRTKEVASVKVLWRNQFIREATWEAEEDIKKRFLHLFESRENADQGTNSILSTL; from the coding sequence ATGAAGTTTGGTAAGAAGGAAAAGGTTAGTCCCagatatattggaccttattgCATAGCAAAGAGGATTGGTAATATATCTTATGAGTTAGATATACCTCAAGAGTTAGCAGTAGTTTATCCGGTGTTTCACgtctctatgttgaaaaagtgcatgGGCGATTCATCATTGATCACATCAACTGAGAATATTAGGATCAAGTATAGTCTATCTCATGAAGATATTCCGAATCAGATTTTAGATTGCCAAGTTTGCAAACTGAGGACTAAAGAAGTAGCTTCAGTCAAAgttctttggaggaaccaatttattagggaagctacttgggaagccgAGGAGGATATTAAGAAGAGATTTCTCcatctctttgaatccagaGAAAATGCggatcaaggtactaattctattcttagtactctttaa